Proteins encoded in a region of the Aliivibrio fischeri ATCC 7744 = JCM 18803 = DSM 507 genome:
- the viaA gene encoding ATPase RavA stimulator ViaA: protein MLGADALNLVMMVAESGMIDSSIAEVLSRPQFLTAAKSNPNIKPTIKNHILKWRGKVKHKMTKVCETERIQDELALYQDVIYWSENEFYQRIDEIVSKLKWHSAFYVEAKQLANDNKGLMNPMFPRFFCERWYQSLSDAIKKAQLSELKEDKEKLLADLYQRIETLKTMESVTAEGDEAQIGKLWDMASAKLTKSNVDIMKLHARFLKKNKGLQDIASKLGRMANEAEHSDKSQAMAEEVKVVEEKSDFVTDDIVGVHEGDDLSRLLPNETLFLSHPELEVIFYQHLIDKRLMNYRMQGADRKLRKVTAQSRAASNALIEKGPFVVCVDASGSMSGFPEQCAKALAYGLMQIALAEERDCYVILFSTQQITYELSKQDGLKEVADFLSYKFHGGTDLEPVLEKSIQLMHGDKYKNADLVVLSDFIAPTHSEKIDAMVGDLKKHQNRFHAVCLSKYGNPALMAMFDHTWAYHPSMLGRLTQIR from the coding sequence ATGTTAGGTGCTGATGCCTTAAACTTGGTAATGATGGTAGCAGAATCAGGGATGATTGATTCTTCGATCGCTGAGGTCCTTTCGCGTCCGCAATTTCTGACAGCTGCCAAATCAAACCCTAATATAAAACCAACCATTAAGAATCATATTTTGAAATGGCGTGGCAAAGTTAAGCATAAAATGACCAAAGTATGCGAAACAGAGCGTATTCAAGATGAACTGGCTTTATATCAGGATGTGATTTATTGGAGCGAAAATGAGTTTTATCAACGCATTGATGAGATTGTATCTAAGCTAAAATGGCACTCTGCATTTTACGTGGAAGCAAAACAACTGGCTAATGATAACAAAGGGTTAATGAACCCAATGTTCCCTCGATTCTTTTGTGAACGTTGGTATCAAAGTTTGTCGGATGCAATCAAAAAAGCGCAGTTAAGTGAATTAAAAGAAGATAAAGAAAAACTCCTTGCTGACTTGTATCAACGAATTGAAACATTAAAAACCATGGAGTCTGTTACTGCTGAAGGTGATGAAGCTCAAATCGGTAAACTGTGGGATATGGCATCAGCAAAATTGACCAAATCTAATGTAGATATCATGAAACTACATGCACGGTTTCTGAAGAAAAATAAAGGATTGCAAGACATCGCCTCTAAGTTAGGACGTATGGCAAATGAAGCTGAACATAGTGATAAATCACAAGCTATGGCTGAAGAAGTCAAAGTGGTGGAAGAGAAAAGTGATTTTGTAACTGACGATATTGTTGGTGTTCATGAAGGTGATGATTTAAGTCGTTTACTTCCTAATGAAACTTTATTTTTATCGCATCCAGAACTTGAAGTTATTTTTTATCAGCACCTTATTGATAAACGCTTGATGAACTATCGAATGCAAGGAGCAGATCGTAAGTTACGTAAAGTGACGGCTCAATCAAGAGCAGCAAGTAATGCTCTTATTGAAAAAGGGCCGTTTGTTGTTTGTGTCGATGCATCAGGTTCCATGAGTGGCTTTCCTGAGCAATGTGCAAAAGCGTTAGCTTATGGATTAATGCAGATCGCATTGGCAGAAGAGCGAGATTGTTATGTAATTCTGTTTTCGACTCAGCAAATCACATATGAATTAAGTAAACAGGATGGCTTGAAAGAAGTCGCTGATTTCCTATCGTATAAATTTCATGGTGGTACAGATTTAGAGCCCGTGTTGGAAAAATCAATTCAGTTGATGCATGGGGATAAGTATAAAAACGCAGATTTAGTGGTATTGTCTGATTTTATAGCACCGACACATTCAGAAAAGATAGATGCAATGGTAGGGGATTTGAAAAAACATCAGAACCGATTTCATGCGGTGTGTTTATCAAAATATGGAAATCCAGCATTAATGGCGATGTTTGACCACACATGGGCATATCATCCATCAATGCTAGGGAGACTAACGCAAATTCGCTAA
- a CDS encoding ATPase RavA domain-containing protein, with protein sequence MQGTSTRTSAARALLSERIQKLTTALSDGVYEREDTMRLCLLAALSGESVFLLGPPGIAKSLIAKRLIKAFDNSRYFEYLMTRFSTPEEVFGPLSIQELKDNGKYVRLTQGYLPDAQVVFLDEIWKAGPAILNTLLTVVNEKTFKNGNEIFPVPMRLLISASNELPDEDSGLDALYDRMLVRVFVNRIQNKNNFKSMLMTGTIQETEIDPSLVVTDSEYHQWQKELDGLTLSDQVFEKLFELKTMLEQNNTAYDEDLYVSDRRWKKSVKLLKASAFFSGRDEINPMDLLLLQDCLWTTPENREQVRESIRVFASEKAFDQQAVLMNIDMILTDMAEMEAKILANHSVELHMETAGNRLMKKESYEFDFQKGKRFSVGNAHQLIKLVMLQSNMSVSEGEKGDSRWVYVNPDDIEKQMKEGKASVYGYVNQNPSLCMLNFELDADSRLVIKDIANRSVLVGMVGHNDPTESQFEAWAEQVSVNQKKLDEAEHQLLKSRTQFHAALPHNFIEETLPSVIENSLQLLTQRIEGCKTQFNNSSRRVMKFSDYYS encoded by the coding sequence ATGCAAGGAACCTCAACGAGAACAAGCGCTGCACGTGCGCTGCTATCTGAACGAATTCAAAAACTCACTACCGCATTATCTGATGGTGTGTATGAACGTGAAGATACAATGCGACTATGCTTACTTGCCGCTTTGTCTGGTGAAAGCGTATTTTTATTAGGTCCTCCAGGTATTGCAAAAAGCTTAATAGCAAAACGATTAATTAAAGCGTTTGATAACAGCCGTTATTTTGAATATCTAATGACACGCTTTTCGACACCAGAAGAAGTGTTTGGTCCTCTCTCAATTCAAGAATTAAAAGATAACGGTAAATACGTTCGATTAACTCAAGGTTACTTACCTGATGCTCAAGTTGTTTTTTTAGATGAAATTTGGAAAGCAGGCCCTGCAATTCTTAATACACTACTGACCGTTGTTAATGAAAAAACATTTAAAAACGGTAATGAAATTTTTCCTGTCCCAATGCGACTTCTTATTTCGGCATCAAACGAATTACCCGATGAAGACAGCGGCTTAGATGCGCTCTATGACCGAATGTTAGTACGCGTATTTGTTAACCGTATTCAAAATAAAAATAACTTTAAATCCATGTTGATGACAGGGACGATTCAAGAAACTGAAATCGATCCATCATTAGTTGTAACGGACAGCGAGTACCATCAATGGCAAAAAGAACTGGATGGATTAACCTTATCCGATCAAGTTTTTGAAAAGCTATTTGAGTTAAAGACCATGCTTGAGCAAAACAACACGGCTTATGATGAAGATTTGTATGTATCTGATCGACGTTGGAAAAAATCCGTTAAATTATTAAAAGCATCCGCTTTCTTTAGTGGCCGTGATGAGATTAATCCGATGGATTTGTTGTTATTACAAGATTGTTTATGGACGACTCCTGAGAATAGAGAACAAGTACGTGAAAGTATTCGAGTCTTTGCATCAGAAAAAGCGTTTGATCAACAAGCGGTATTAATGAATATCGATATGATCTTAACGGATATGGCAGAAATGGAAGCCAAGATTCTGGCAAATCACAGTGTTGAACTGCACATGGAAACAGCCGGTAATCGCTTAATGAAAAAAGAAAGCTATGAATTCGATTTTCAAAAGGGTAAGCGCTTTAGTGTTGGTAATGCACATCAATTAATAAAATTAGTGATGCTTCAATCTAATATGTCAGTATCCGAAGGTGAAAAAGGCGATAGCCGCTGGGTTTATGTTAATCCTGATGACATCGAAAAGCAGATGAAAGAAGGCAAAGCCTCGGTATATGGTTATGTAAACCAGAACCCAAGTCTGTGCATGCTTAATTTTGAATTAGATGCGGATTCCAGATTAGTAATCAAAGATATCGCAAATCGTTCTGTTCTTGTCGGTATGGTTGGTCATAATGACCCAACTGAAAGTCAATTTGAGGCATGGGCAGAGCAAGTTTCTGTAAATCAAAAGAAATTAGATGAAGCAGAACATCAACTGTTAAAGAGTCGAACTCAATTTCATGCAGCTTTACCTCATAACTTTATTGAAGAAACTTTGCCTTCAGTGATTGAAAACAGTCTACAGTTATTAACTCAACGTATTGAGGGATGTAAAACTCAATTTAATAACTCCAGTCGACGAGTAATGAAGTTTAGCGATTATTATTCTTAA
- the ltaE gene encoding low-specificity L-threonine aldolase, with translation MIDFRSDTVTRPTPNMRKAIANALVGDDVYGDDPTTNELEQWAAERHGFEAAMFTSSGTQANLLGLMAHCERGDEYLCGQQAHNYKYEAGGAAVLGSIQPQPIENNPDGTLCFEKLAAAIKADDFHFARTKLLSLENTINGKVLPLSYLAQAREFVNKHQLALHLDGARVYNAAVALDVDIKEIAQHFDSMTICLSKGLSAPIGSLLLGTKEYIKKTRRIRKMLGGGMRQTGILAAAGKLALTEQVPQLAVDHANAKYLAEQLNTVNGFSVNVEHIQTNIVFAKLDNKVDIKTICNKALEQDILLSAGNPIRFVTHKDITKQNIDTLIEFLKQN, from the coding sequence ATGATTGATTTTCGCTCTGATACGGTTACCCGTCCAACACCAAATATGCGTAAAGCTATCGCTAATGCTCTGGTTGGTGATGATGTTTATGGAGATGATCCAACCACAAACGAGTTAGAACAATGGGCTGCTGAGCGCCATGGTTTTGAAGCGGCAATGTTCACTTCATCAGGAACACAAGCAAACCTATTAGGGCTTATGGCTCACTGTGAACGTGGAGATGAGTATTTGTGTGGCCAACAAGCCCATAACTATAAATATGAAGCTGGTGGCGCAGCAGTATTAGGGTCAATCCAACCACAGCCGATTGAAAATAATCCTGATGGCACTTTATGCTTTGAAAAACTGGCTGCTGCAATAAAAGCGGATGACTTCCATTTTGCTAGAACCAAACTATTGAGCTTAGAAAACACCATTAATGGCAAGGTTCTTCCGTTAAGCTACCTAGCTCAAGCTCGAGAATTTGTGAACAAACATCAACTTGCTCTGCATTTAGATGGGGCTCGCGTCTATAATGCCGCAGTTGCGTTAGATGTTGATATAAAAGAGATTGCTCAACATTTTGATAGTATGACAATTTGTTTATCAAAAGGCCTATCAGCACCAATTGGTTCTTTACTGCTTGGCACAAAAGAATACATCAAAAAAACTCGCCGTATTAGAAAAATGCTGGGGGGCGGTATGCGCCAAACGGGCATTCTTGCTGCTGCTGGAAAACTCGCATTAACCGAGCAAGTGCCACAACTGGCCGTGGACCATGCCAATGCTAAATATTTAGCTGAACAGTTAAATACGGTAAATGGATTTTCAGTGAATGTTGAGCATATTCAAACTAATATTGTTTTTGCTAAATTAGACAACAAAGTAGATATCAAAACCATTTGTAATAAAGCACTTGAACAAGATATTTTGCTTTCTGCTGGCAACCCTATTCGCTTTGTGACTCATAAAGACATCACAAAACAAAATATTGATACCTTAATTGAGTTCTTAAAACAGAACTAA
- the mlc gene encoding sugar metabolism global transcriptional regulator Mlc, whose translation MYVAQPGHIDHLKQVNAGRVYKLIDQLGPISRIDLSKESNLAPASITKITRELLDAHLIKETQVQEANSRGRPAIGLEVDNEGWQFLSLRLGRGYLTIALHSLGGEQIIEERQLIKEIEQDELLAKLLNEINVFFQKHSKILGRITSIAVSLPGLVISSQGLIIQMPHYNVKNLPLGPKIYESTGLPVFIGNDTRSWALAEKLFGNSKNIDNSILVSIHHGVGAGIIMNGEVLQGRTGNIGEMGHIKINKLGARCHCGNTGCLETVASAKAIRDQVKNLINNGHQTVLKDQTITIENICLAANQGDVLAKQVITELGHNLGEAIAIMVNLFNPEMILIGGEINLSKDILYPIIMDSIQNQVLPLYAKDTQLVESRFYTQATMPGAALVKQAMCDGSLLMKVIEG comes from the coding sequence ATGTACGTGGCCCAACCCGGACACATTGATCATTTAAAACAAGTAAATGCGGGCCGGGTGTATAAGTTAATTGACCAACTTGGCCCTATCTCACGCATAGACCTTTCTAAAGAGAGTAATCTAGCGCCGGCTAGTATTACCAAAATCACACGTGAACTTCTTGACGCACACCTTATCAAAGAAACTCAAGTACAAGAAGCAAATAGTCGTGGTAGACCTGCAATTGGCCTTGAAGTTGATAATGAAGGTTGGCAATTTTTATCTTTACGACTAGGACGAGGTTATTTAACCATTGCTTTGCACAGTCTTGGTGGTGAGCAGATCATTGAAGAAAGACAGTTAATCAAAGAGATTGAGCAAGATGAGCTACTTGCTAAGTTATTAAATGAAATTAACGTGTTCTTTCAAAAGCATTCTAAGATTTTAGGGCGAATTACTAGCATTGCTGTGTCATTACCGGGATTAGTGATTTCTTCACAAGGTCTGATCATTCAAATGCCTCACTATAATGTGAAAAATTTACCATTGGGCCCTAAGATCTACGAATCTACAGGCTTACCAGTATTCATAGGGAACGATACAAGAAGTTGGGCATTAGCAGAAAAGCTGTTTGGTAATTCAAAAAATATCGATAATTCTATTTTAGTGTCCATTCATCATGGTGTTGGTGCAGGCATCATTATGAATGGTGAAGTGCTGCAAGGTAGAACTGGTAATATCGGTGAAATGGGGCACATCAAGATCAATAAATTGGGTGCACGTTGTCATTGTGGTAATACTGGCTGTTTAGAGACTGTTGCGAGTGCAAAGGCGATTCGTGATCAAGTCAAAAACTTGATTAATAATGGCCATCAAACCGTCTTAAAAGATCAGACGATTACGATTGAAAACATTTGTCTTGCCGCAAACCAAGGTGACGTATTAGCTAAACAAGTCATTACTGAGCTTGGGCATAATTTGGGTGAAGCCATCGCTATTATGGTAAATCTATTTAACCCAGAAATGATATTGATAGGTGGGGAAATTAACCTTTCTAAAGATATTTTGTACCCAATCATCATGGATTCTATTCAAAACCAAGTATTGCCACTATATGCAAAAGATACGCAATTGGTTGAGAGTCGTTTTTATACTCAAGCCACCATGCCGGGAGCTGCATTGGTTAAGCAAGCAATGTGTGATGGTTCATTGCTAATGAAGGTGATAGAAGGTTAA
- the queE gene encoding 7-carboxy-7-deazaguanine synthase QueE codes for MSAPLFKINELFETIQGEGTFTGVPSIFLRLQGCPVGCSWCDTKQTWDVELSDQTDLQTILAKTEDTPSWTELSSTQIIEMLENQGYTAKHMVITGGEPCMYDLTSLTQELELHGYRCQIETSGTYPILASENTWVTVSPKINMKGKLPVLPVALSRANEIKHPVGTTKDIEQLDALLEGVELLDNVTIALQPISQKPRATELCIETCIKRNWRLSIQTHKYLAIA; via the coding sequence ATGTCAGCACCATTATTTAAAATTAACGAGTTATTCGAGACCATTCAAGGCGAAGGAACATTTACCGGTGTTCCATCTATATTTTTACGTTTACAAGGTTGCCCTGTTGGTTGTTCTTGGTGTGATACAAAGCAAACTTGGGATGTTGAATTAAGTGATCAAACGGATTTACAAACCATTTTAGCAAAAACGGAAGATACCCCTAGTTGGACAGAACTGTCGAGCACTCAAATAATTGAAATGTTGGAAAATCAAGGTTATACCGCAAAGCACATGGTGATTACTGGTGGTGAACCATGTATGTATGATCTTACTTCATTAACTCAAGAACTAGAGCTGCACGGTTATCGCTGCCAAATAGAAACCAGTGGTACTTACCCTATTCTTGCTTCAGAGAACACTTGGGTGACAGTGTCACCAAAAATCAACATGAAAGGCAAATTACCTGTTCTGCCAGTCGCCCTATCTCGTGCAAATGAGATTAAACACCCAGTTGGTACAACAAAAGATATTGAACAACTTGATGCATTATTAGAAGGTGTTGAGTTACTCGATAATGTCACTATCGCTCTTCAGCCAATTAGCCAAAAACCAAGAGCTACCGAACTTTGTATTGAAACGTGTATCAAAAGAAATTGGCGACTTTCTATTCAAACGCACAAATATTTAGCGATTGCGTGA
- a CDS encoding IS3 family transposase (programmed frameshift): MTNQEKTKNKRTQRDYSLGFKLQLVAAIEKGDMTYKQAQNIYGIQGRSTVLTWLRKHGKMDWSQSPKIIMPKSPKAKESPAQKIKRLERELDDERMRNLLLNEVVNIMDAEHGAGLRKKYIGQGARSLQKQKMISLERASQLLGITRQCIYQQERRALKRAVELSPVKNMVQEIRRYMPRIGGKKLYFLLKPKFITHGIKLGRDNFFSYLRNECLLVKPKRSYTKTTYSKHWMKKHPNLLKEVTPQASEEVFVSDITYVQSQKGIHYLSLVTDAYSRKIMGYELSDEMKATDVVKALDMAIDSRQYQRSTIHHSDRGLQYCSKVYQEKLNKNDIKPSMTDGYDCYQNALAERINGILKQEFLLYDCKDLEELRHLVEESIFIYNEMRPHLSLGMSTPNQVHKKAKCVRT, encoded by the exons ATGACAAATCAAGAAAAAACAAAGAATAAGCGAACTCAACGCGATTATTCATTAGGCTTTAAATTGCAGCTTGTTGCCGCTATAGAAAAAGGCGATATGACCTATAAGCAAGCTCAAAACATTTATGGCATTCAAGGTCGATCTACCGTACTTACTTGGTTAAGAAAACACGGTAAGATGGACTGGTCTCAATCACCTAAGATTATTATGCCTAAATCCCCGAAAGCGAAAGAATCGCCTGCACAAAAAATTAAACGTTTAGAGCGAGAGCTTGATGATGAAAGAATGCGTAATTTATTACTTAATGAAGTAGTGAATATCATGGACGCAGAACATGGTGCAGGCCTTAGAAAAAAGTATATTG GCCAAGGAGCAAGAAGTCTTCAAAAGCAGAAAATGATCAGCTTAGAGCGAGCTAGTCAGCTACTTGGCATTACAAGACAATGTATATACCAACAAGAACGTAGAGCTCTGAAACGTGCCGTTGAACTTTCACCGGTTAAAAATATGGTGCAAGAAATTCGTCGATATATGCCTCGTATTGGAGGTAAAAAATTATATTTTTTACTTAAGCCCAAATTCATCACTCATGGCATAAAGTTAGGCAGAGATAACTTTTTTTCCTATTTAAGAAATGAGTGCTTATTAGTAAAACCTAAACGAAGTTATACAAAAACTACCTATAGTAAGCATTGGATGAAAAAACATCCTAATTTACTTAAAGAAGTAACACCTCAAGCATCTGAAGAGGTTTTTGTTAGTGATATCACTTACGTTCAATCACAAAAAGGTATTCATTATTTATCTTTAGTAACAGATGCTTATAGTCGAAAGATAATGGGATATGAATTAAGTGATGAAATGAAAGCTACTGATGTAGTCAAAGCTCTTGATATGGCGATAGATAGCCGTCAATATCAAAGGAGTACGATTCATCATTCAGACCGAGGATTACAGTATTGTTCAAAGGTTTATCAGGAAAAATTGAATAAAAATGATATTAAGCCATCAATGACGGATGGTTATGATTGCTATCAAAATGCATTAGCAGAGCGAATAAATGGGATACTTAAACAAGAGTTTCTTTTGTATGACTGTAAAGATTTAGAGGAGTTAAGGCATTTAGTTGAAGAATCTATTTTTATTTATAATGAAATGCGGCCACATTTAAGCTTGGGAATGAGTACACCAAATCAAGTACACAAAAAAGCCAAGTGCGTACGCACTTAG
- the nagZ gene encoding beta-N-acetylhexosaminidase: MGPLWLDVEGYEIDAEERELLQHPTVGGLILFARNYHDPKQLAALTASIRKAAGRPILIGVDQEGGRVQRFRDEFTLIPPAQAYAEMDNGLELAKTAGWLLCAELVAHDIDLTFAPVLDNGFDCKAIGNRAFGDDINTIVKYSTAFMQGMKSAGTSTTGKHFPGHGGVIADSHLETPYDNRNNIFELDMAIFKAQIEAGILDAMMPAHVIYPEYDSSPASGSSYWLKEVLRKQLNFNGLVFSDDLSMEGATIMGGPAERSQQALDAGCDMLLMCNNRKSAVEVLDNLTIQSVAKADALLKTQHFDRKTLLGTREWKEASELITRAYDGWKS, encoded by the coding sequence ATGGGCCCATTATGGCTAGATGTTGAAGGATATGAGATTGATGCAGAAGAGCGTGAGTTACTTCAGCACCCAACCGTTGGGGGATTGATTTTATTTGCTCGAAATTATCATGATCCAAAACAGTTAGCGGCATTGACTGCATCCATTCGTAAAGCAGCAGGTCGACCAATTCTTATCGGTGTCGATCAAGAAGGTGGACGTGTTCAGCGCTTTAGAGATGAGTTTACGCTTATTCCACCAGCACAAGCCTATGCTGAAATGGATAACGGACTTGAACTGGCTAAAACGGCGGGTTGGTTATTATGTGCAGAGCTAGTCGCTCATGATATTGACCTTACTTTTGCCCCAGTTTTAGATAATGGATTTGATTGTAAAGCCATTGGTAATCGTGCTTTTGGCGATGACATTAATACGATTGTTAAGTACAGCACAGCATTCATGCAAGGTATGAAATCGGCAGGAACCTCAACAACGGGTAAACATTTCCCTGGTCATGGTGGTGTTATTGCTGATTCGCATCTAGAAACGCCTTACGATAACCGTAACAATATTTTTGAACTTGATATGGCAATCTTTAAAGCTCAAATTGAAGCGGGTATTTTAGATGCAATGATGCCTGCTCATGTTATTTATCCTGAATACGATTCATCACCAGCAAGTGGCTCATCTTATTGGTTAAAAGAAGTGCTTCGTAAGCAACTTAACTTCAATGGTTTAGTCTTTTCAGATGATCTAAGCATGGAAGGGGCAACCATTATGGGTGGTCCAGCAGAGCGCTCTCAACAAGCGTTAGATGCCGGCTGTGATATGCTCTTGATGTGTAATAACCGTAAATCAGCGGTAGAAGTATTGGATAATCTTACTATTCAGTCAGTAGCTAAAGCGGATGCATTATTAAAAACACAGCATTTTGATAGAAAAACATTGCTAGGTACAAGAGAGTGGAAAGAAGCGAGTGAGCTTATCACTCGTGCTTATGATGGTTGGAAATCATAG